Part of the Candidatus Binatia bacterium genome is shown below.
ACGTTCGTCCTCTGCACGATCGGCGCGTACGCAGCCGACGCGCTGCATCGGAGAAACCTGCGGCCGCTTGCGATCGCGGCGAGCGCGCTCGTCGTCGCGACGTTCGCGGCGTGGATCTTCTGGCCGGCCCGAAGGCTTGCGCCGCCGGCGATTCGAGTCGCCGCGATTCAAGGCAACATCGCGCAGTCGTTCAAGTGGAACTCGCTCGACCTTGCCGTCAAGCGCTACACGAACATGACGGAGAGGGCGAGCGCGAGCCGGCCGCGTCTGATCGTCTGGCCGGAGACGGTCATTCCCGCGGTGCTCGACTTGGACTCGGGGCTCTTCAATCGATTCTCGAATTTAGCGCGCAAGGTTCGCGCAACGATCGTCGCCGGCAGCCTCTCCGAAGGCGGCCCGCGCACGCTCTACAACGCGCTCTACATCTTCTCGCCCGACGGCAGTTACGCGATCTACCAGAAGCGGCAGCTCGTGCCGTTCGCGGAATGGTTCCCCGGGCACGAGTTCCTTTCGTGGCTGCCGTACGTCGGAACGCTCAACGGCGGCATCACGCCGGGCGTCGTCGACGGCGTCTATCCGACGAGCGCGCTGCCGATCGCACCGCTGATCTGCTGGGAGTCGGCCTTCTCCGACCTCGCGTACGAGCAGGTGCGGCGAGGCGCCGCACTGCTCGTCGTCAGCACCGACGACGCGTGGTTCGGCACGACGTCGGGACCGTACATGCACGCGCAGATCGCGCAGCTGCGCGCGATCGAGAGCGGCGCCTACGTCGTGCGCGCCGCCGCAACCGGAATCAGCGGCGTCGTTCGTCCCGACGGCACGTGGCAGTCTCGCGCCCGCCTCGAGACGCGGGCGATCGTCGCCGGCCGCGTGGGCCCGCGCGTTCCCACGGTCTTCTCGCATCTCGGTCCGAACGCGATCGGACTCTTTCTCGCGCTGCTCTACGCGGCGCTCGTCGTACCGCTCAAAACGGCGGCCGCGGATCCGGCCGAATGGCCCGAATGAAGATCAAACCGATCTGGTGGAAGCGCATCGCGCTCGTCGCGGGGCTGCTGCTGGGAGTCTACGTGGTCGTGGAGATCGTCTTGGCCGGCGGTGGAGCGCCGCCGCTGCCACCCGACGAAGCGCCGATCGATCTGCGCGGCGGGCACGTGCTCAACAACCACATCGCGACGAAGTCGTGGAGCTTCGATTACGATCACGCGCGCCTCTCGTCGGACGGTCTGAGCGGAATCGTCGACGGCGTGCGCAACGGCATCGTCTTCCGCAAAGGCAAGCCCTACCTGCGGATCTCCGCCAAGCACGTCCAGTTAAACGTACAAACTCTGGATTTTACGGCCGTCGGCAAGGTGCACATCGAGCGCATCGACGACCCCGAGCATCGCTCGTTCGACACCGACCTCGTCACCTGGACGAATGATGCGAAGCTCCTTCGCATGTCACATCCGAGTTATATTCACTCCGGGGGTCAAACGCTTCGCATCGACGGAATCACCGTCAACTTCGACGACAACACGATCCATCTCGGGAAAGTGAGCGGCGGCGTGGAGATCCACCACTAGGGAAAACCTCGCCTTAACGCTTCTCGTCGTTTAGCTTCTTCTTTGCTTCCGCGATTAGCTTCTTGACCTTCTGGCCGCCTTTGTGCCCGATCTCTTCGTAGAAATCTGAGCCATACTTTTCCTTGACGACCTTTCCGCCTTTTTGACCGATGTTTTCGTAGAACTCGACGCCGTGGCGGTCGCGCGTCGCCTTCCCGCCCTTACGGCCGATGTCTTCGTAGAACGTCGAGCCGTAGCGATCGCGGACGGTGTCGCCGCCCTTCTTGCCCGCCTCGCGTACCGACATCTCGCGCTTCGCAGCGCGGTCGGGTTTGTCAGCCATCGGCCGTCGCTAGACCCGCGCTACGACGCGGCCGTCTTGCGCTTCGGGCGCTGACCGCCTTTTTGACCGATCACTTCGTAGAACGAGGGGCCGTACTTGCTCTTCGTGGCTTCCCCGCCCTTGCGGCCGATCTCTTCGTAGAATTCCGAACCGTATTTCGCTTTCACGCGTTCGCCGCCGCGGCGGCCCGCCTCGCGAACGCTCATTCCGCCGGCTTGTCCGGAATCTTGTGCCATCTGGACTCTCCTCTCAAAGTACCGAGTAAACCTATTCCCATACAAGCGCTCGGTAAACTAAGGATTCCCTGAGAATTCCAACGACTCTGCTTAGAATTTAACGAAGCGCGTCGTAAACGGCACGCGCGCGTTCGCGAAGGTGATTGAGGTTACCATCGTTTTCGATGACGAAGTCGGCGGCGGAACGCGCTCGTTCGGGGTCGATCTGCGCCGCGATGCGCGCCCGGACGCGCGATTCGTCCACCTTGTCGCGCTCGACGACCCGGGCGACGCGCTGCTCGAGCGGCGCCACGACGAGCACGGTCTTGTCGACGAGCCGGTCGTATCCGGTCTCGAAGAGTAAGGGCACGACGTGCACGACGACCTGGCCGGGCGCCGCGCTCCCCTCGCGCTCGCGCGCTACGCGCCGGATATGCGGATGAAGCAGCGCGTTGAGCCGCCCGCGGGCCGCCGGGTCGGAGAAGACGATCTCCGCAAGCGCGGCCCGGTCGAGCACGCCGTTGCGTACGACCTGCGGCCAGACGCGGGCGATCTCCAAGAGGCCGTCGCTATTGGGGGCGACGACCTCGCGGGCGATCGCATCGGTATCGACGATGAAGGCACCGAGGCTCGCGAATATCTCCGCGACGGCGCTCTTTCCGGCTCCGATGCCGCCGGTCAAGCCAACGCGCACGGCGCGAATTACTCGGCCGGAGTCGGCTCCGTCGGCTGCTCGGGGGCCTCGGCAGAGGCGACGACCGGGCCGCCCCCCTCCTCCTCGGCCGCGAACTGCTCGATCTCCTCAGGCGCGACGTCGGCGACGTGCTGTATCGAAGCGGTGATGCGGCGAGTGGCGTGGTTGATCGTCAGGAGGGTGACCTCGACGTCTTGGCCGGCGACGAACGCGGCCGATGCGTCGAACTCGCCCTTCGGCACCATCGCGAGGATGCCGGGAATGACCTCGACCAAGAGGTAGTTCGGCGTGACCTTGACGATTTGCGCGCTCAGCTTGTTCGTCTCGTAGAGCCG
Proteins encoded:
- the coaE gene encoding dephospho-CoA kinase (Dephospho-CoA kinase (CoaE) performs the final step in coenzyme A biosynthesis.); the encoded protein is MRVGLTGGIGAGKSAVAEIFASLGAFIVDTDAIAREVVAPNSDGLLEIARVWPQVVRNGVLDRAALAEIVFSDPAARGRLNALLHPHIRRVAREREGSAAPGQVVVHVVPLLFETGYDRLVDKTVLVVAPLEQRVARVVERDKVDESRVRARIAAQIDPERARSAADFVIENDGNLNHLRERARAVYDALR
- a CDS encoding KGG domain-containing protein, producing MAQDSGQAGGMSVREAGRRGGERVKAKYGSEFYEEIGRKGGEATKSKYGPSFYEVIGQKGGQRPKRKTAAS
- the lnt gene encoding apolipoprotein N-acyltransferase — protein: MPVRDAAVAAGAAIALAAAFPKLGAAWLVPFGTAALFWLWQGASWKRAALLGWLAGFIFFALAFAWVGHTVGRYIGIFGPFLAFGPALFEAPFFALAGALAATAYARMQPNVAPLAAAAAFTACEWLRSIGVFAAPFDQLGYTQADTPLRVVAAYAGTYGITFVLCTIGAYAADALHRRNLRPLAIAASALVVATFAAWIFWPARRLAPPAIRVAAIQGNIAQSFKWNSLDLAVKRYTNMTERASASRPRLIVWPETVIPAVLDLDSGLFNRFSNLARKVRATIVAGSLSEGGPRTLYNALYIFSPDGSYAIYQKRQLVPFAEWFPGHEFLSWLPYVGTLNGGITPGVVDGVYPTSALPIAPLICWESAFSDLAYEQVRRGAALLVVSTDDAWFGTTSGPYMHAQIAQLRAIESGAYVVRAAATGISGVVRPDGTWQSRARLETRAIVAGRVGPRVPTVFSHLGPNAIGLFLALLYAALVVPLKTAAADPAEWPE
- a CDS encoding general stress protein B; this translates as MADKPDRAAKREMSVREAGKKGGDTVRDRYGSTFYEDIGRKGGKATRDRHGVEFYENIGQKGGKVVKEKYGSDFYEEIGHKGGQKVKKLIAEAKKKLNDEKR